The genomic window TGCCTGCGGGCAAACAGGTATTCATGGTCCAGGCTCCATTCACTTTCCGTTTCGGATACTCAGGTTAAAAAAAATCCTGCTGAATATATAAGCAGGATTTTTTATTATTTGGTTTACTCAAGTGAGTTGCTGCAGGGGCTTAGTGACTCACATCTTTTTTTTGAAGACTTTCAACTTTAATCGGACTCCCTGGTCTTCATTGTAATCGGTGGCGTAATTTTTCACGGTTACTTTCCAAAAATCAAACTATACTTTAACCCCAAAAAGATAGCCTACTAATGCGGATAAGCCCATTGCAATCGTACCCCAAATAGTAATACGTAAAATGGCTTTTCTTATGTTTGAGCCTCCTGTTTTTGCTGAAATAGCACCTAAAACAATTAGAAAAATAGTTGTGAAACCGTATAGCCAATATTCCATTCCTTTTATTGGGGCAAAAAGTACTACCAAAAGAGGTAATACTCCTCCAACTGTAAATGAAGCCCCCGACGCTATTGCAGCTTGTATTGGGTTTGCTTGACTAATCTCGTTTATACCTAATTCTTCTCTAATGTGTGTTCCCAATGCATCTTTCTCTGTGAATTCAATTGCTACTTGCATTGCGGTTTCCTTTTTTAGTCCTCTCTTTTCA from Bacteroidota bacterium includes these protein-coding regions:
- a CDS encoding VIT family protein, which codes for MITIDNYLDSHYIHRSNWLRAAVLGANDGIISISSLAIGVAAASSTRDPIILATVAGLVAGALSMAAGEYVSVSSQTDTEKADIEREKIELKEMPEEELKILAQIYEKRGLKKETAMQVAIEFTEKDALGTHIREELGINEISQANPIQAAIASGASFTVGGVLPLLVVLFAPIKGMEYWLYGFTTIFLIVLGAISAKTGGSNIRKAILRITIWGTIAMGLSALVGYLFGVKV